Proteins from a genomic interval of Denticeps clupeoides chromosome 20, fDenClu1.1, whole genome shotgun sequence:
- the pygo2 gene encoding pygopus homolog 2, which yields MAAESGRLLAGQTQGKRGKGAQMKSPEKKKRKSNTQGTPFSHLSEFAPPPTPMVDHLVASNPFDDDFGSTRSGGAGGPGGAPFLSSPGASGGAGGYGGAGRMGGGMGFMAGPGGPGPGQPVRRPPFGPPPPNAGPLYGGMPGFGGGGGGGCGGGGFPPGGPSQFNMPPNFSPPMHPGPGFNPMLSPGGMGGPGGGGPPHPRFGMPPQQPHGQGVHPFNSPPLPGGPGPRGPPHGSMNPMGGIPAGMNMMGGMGGPGGGNMVGGHSGLPPQGQFPQSQEGPYPGPSPPGNDEGKNFGGGPGGPQSVPPQQQQPPPPNLNPAVAPSNNTNSGPSPASGPPQPGGGFPGHPDIQQPNPNTPGQPSSVPPPPNPNSSPTGPLNGPQPQQPQSNQHQPPNSTSGPSSNNPSQQQQTTPPNSTPGSTPYSQQNNAAGSGPMPNQPPNSAPNSMPNNNVANAPGSNPNPPTNSTPTPNTQSPLPPGPAPPSTGPGAGPQKMGSGMVCPCGFCLSEVHDDQEAILCEASCKRWFHRDCTGLTEPAYGLLNREDAAIWACDFCLKTKEIQAVYVRQGLGQLVAANEG from the exons ATGGCTGCCGAATCAGGGAGACTACTGGCGGGACAAACTCAAGGAAAACGAGGCAAAG GTGCCCAAATGAAGAGCccggagaaaaagaaaagaaaatccaaCACACAG GGGACACCGTTCTCTCACCTTTCTGAGTTTGCGCCTCCCCCCACTCCTATGGTGGACCACCTTGTCGCATCCAATCCCTTTGATGACGACTTTGGTTCCACTCGTTCTGGAGGGGCAGGAGGCCCAGGGGGAGCACCTTTTTTGTCTAGCCCAGGAGCCAGCGGAGGAGCAGGGGGCTATGGAGGAGCTGGCCGCATGGGGGGAGGCATGGGCTTTATGGCAGGACCCGGAGGCCCAGGGCCTGGACAGCCTGTGCGCAGACCGCCCTTTGGACCACCACCCCCCAACGCTGGACCACTGTATGGTGGGATGCCAGGGTTTGGTGGAGGGGGCGGAGGAGGTTGTGGTGGAGGTGGGTTCCCTCCTGGGGGCCCATCACAATTCAATATGCCGCCCAATTTTAGTCCACCCATGCACCCAGGACCGGGATTCAACCCCATGCTATCCCCTGGTGGCATGGGAGGTCCTGGTGGAGGAGGACCACCTCACCCACGCTTTGGCATGCCACCACAGCAGCCACATGGCCAAGGCGTCCACCCTTTTAACAGTCCTCCTTTACCGGGAGGTCCAGGTCCCAGAGGACCCCCACATGGCTCTATGAACCCTATGGGTGGGATACCAGCTGGGATGAATATGATGGGAGGTATGGGAGGCCCTGGAGGGGGTAACATGGTTGGTGGACACTCTGGTTTACCACCTCAAGGACAGTTTCCTCAATCCCAAGAGGGCCCGTATCCTGGCCCAAGCCCCCCAGGAAACGATGAGGGGAAGAACTTTGGTGGCGGCCCAGGTGGCCCACAGTCAGTCCCtccccagcagcagcaaccaccACCGCCGAACCTAAATCCTGCCGTTGCTCCTTCCAATAACACCAATTCAGGACCGTCCCCAGCATCTGGGCCCCCCCAACCTGGAGGAGGCTTCCCAGGTCACCCTGACATACAACAGCCAAACCCAAATACCCCTGGCCAACCATCCTCTGTCCCACCCCCTCCAAACCCAAATTCTTCCCCAACCGGACCTCTCAATGGCCCGCAACCCCAACAGCCACAATCCAACCAGCACCAGCCGCCCAATTCCACCAGTGGTCCTTCCTCCAACAACCcgtcccagcagcagcagaccacGCCACCCAACTCCACCCCTGGCAGCACCCCATACAGCCAACAGAACAATGCTGCTGGCTCTGGACCCATGCCCAACCAGCCACCCAACTCTGCCCCCAACAGCATGCCCAACAACAACGTCGCCAACGCACCTGGCAGCAATCCTAATCCACCCACCAATTCCACTCCAACACCCAACACCCAGTCCCCACTGCCTCCTGGTCCTGCTCCGCCCTCCACCGGCCCGGGCGCAGGCCCCCAGAAGATGGGCAGTGGCATGGTGTGTCCCTGTGGTTTCTGCCTGTCCGAGGTGCATGACGACCAGGAAGCCATTTTATGTGAGGCGTCGTGCAAGCGCTGGTTCCACCGTGACTGTACAGGCCTGACGGAACCAGCGTACGGGCTTCTAAACCGCGAAGATGCGGCTATTTGGGCCTGCGACTTCTGCCTGAAGACCAAGGAGATCCAGGCTGTGTACGTGCGGCAGGGTTTGGGCCAGTTAGTGGCTGCCAATGAAGGATGA
- the s100s gene encoding S100 calcium binding protein S encodes MSKEPSTNLESAMQMLIKTFHKYSGKEGDKYTLSRGELRELLTEELGNYLGNAQDKDAVEKVMNDLDSNNDGEVDFTEFIILMGALTVACNDFFNDDKSGKPEGSSDEKKE; translated from the exons ATGTCAAAAGAGCCCAGCACCAACCTAGAGAGCGCGATGCAGATGCTCATTAAGACGTTCCATAAGTATTCAGGGAAGGAGGGGGACAAGTACACACTCAGCAGGGGAGAGCTGAGGGAGCTTCTCACTGAGGAACTAGGGAACTATCTAGGG AACGCCCAAGATAAAGACGCAGTAGAGAAAGTGATGAACGACTTGGATTCCAATAACGATGGCGAGGTGGACTTCACTGAGTTCATCATCCTGATGGGCGCCCTGACCGTGGCCTGCAACGACTTCTTCAACGACGATAAGTCAGGCAAGCCTGAGGGCTCGTCGGACGAGAAGAAGGAGTGA
- the s100u gene encoding S100 calcium binding protein U — protein MESAIKTVVGVYLKSAKGKESLGEKDFQTLVKGQLSNIMTDTDSSKAVKEMRQGLDDNQDGKVSFQEYMKLIGYLANALSQQRSSENAAAGENAAATKSEAPAAKEAKPTAGEGPAKAEAIPAVKAEVADKEEEDEEEES, from the exons ATGGAATCTGCCATTAAGACGGTTGTGGGGGTCTACCTCAAATCGGCGAAAGGCAAGGAAAGCTTGGGAGAAAAGGACTTCCAGACTCTGGTGAAGGGCCAGCTTAGCAACATCATGACG GACACCGACAGCTCGAAAGCCGTGAAGGAGATGAGGCAGGGCCTCGACGACAACCAGGACGGCAAAGTCAGCTTCCAGGAGTACATGAAACTCATTGGCTACCTCGCCAACGCGCTCAGCCAACAGCGCAGCAGCGAGAACGCCGCAGCGGGCGAGAACGCGGCGGCGACGAAGTCGGAGGCCCCCGCCGCCAAGGAGGCCAAGCCCACGGCCGGGGAAGGGCCAGCTAAGGCGGAGGCGATTCCAGCGGTCAAAGCAGAAGTGGCGGATaaagaagaggaggacgaggaggaagaaTCATAG
- the s100a11 gene encoding protein S100-A11 codes for MESAINELVSQFKIFAGKDGSSQTLSKDEFQSLIVSQLSNLVKNATDPSVIDQLMGSLDENNDGELTFLEFWQLIGNLASRHGGFSQ; via the exons ATGGAGTCTGCTATTAACGAGTTGGTCTCACAGTTTAAGATCTTTGCTGGGAAGGACGGTTCTTCACAAACGTTGAGCAAAGACGAGTTTCAGAGCCTCATAGTGTCTCAGCTTTCTAACCTAGTCAAG AACGCCACCGATCCCAGTGTGATTGACCAGCTCATGGGCTCGTTGGACGAGAACAATGACGGGGAGCTGACTTTCTTGGAGTTCTGGCAGCTGATTGGCAACCTGGCCAGCAGGCACGGTGGTTTCAGCCAGTAG
- the pbxip1a gene encoding pre-B-cell leukemia transcription factor-interacting protein 1 isoform X2 produces the protein MSDNSSSSSGSSNNSWTILSPEEAAVESVGPVDDGTESLSGIPGLPEEATGLREGRGQVESLLSEEGQQVCQETNPETFEGAALLDPTFSTHNSSDFDPEIRAPVIHDTITSSPPDSDLLGSAPFGITTESVPFHPDGPACSPPPSDVLTESGPAACQEGAVPETSPSLPSEKSPDITHVPYVPAHDASEVLTPSLPPPVSASASERPGPIYVEPDTIGTETVEEEEEEPAVEKDETELPEKEAPFENGESDLAELPGEGSGLRLRHAGAHEQFRRASDDDEDEGEEEEEFRLPEKKEEKQGFSLNKLIVGALLLLFLGSLFFCDDGAYDGSEPTEQELLAKLAQEKQQISYLEAQLQSQKEALDKALATVTEKGEDQQGDLKMENARLKQELLTLQGLKDELETLRSRVTELSQLTDKEAAFPAPVIDQPEVADQISPGADRAQEKKDGLHVKAELRRQRELLEESRNRLQEMKTEGGQKKGVRQSLVEMQQRLSEQVNRLNTRHEWKKKNWESKGKNKHGQKKGRNGKGKPEEVDKPKGDEDWKRKKEGRHRGGQESQDEQARKEAWKKYHKDWDGKKEERRLEREMRKKEQPWKGNSFKKTSDHHNHPHNHQKQQHHQLDKADFWKHQEEKLRRNPGPAKSCKGVAQCAKKEGLVPVELSEFQELLEGYLSKLEKATTESKDELRLLVTKFFHNDVFIHDHMLFGEFAEDVADILEDVADMLEDGDGDEEALEEEMEEFEREALWKFAAAT, from the exons atgTCCGACAacagctccagcagcagtggcTCCTCCAACAACAGCTGGACCATCCTGTCCCCAGAG GAAGCTGCAGTTGAAAGTGTTGGCCCTGTGGATGATGGCACAGAAAGTCTGAGCGGCATTCCGGGCCTTCCAGAGGAAGCAACTG GGCTGAGAGAGGGTCGTGGCCAAGTGGAGTCTTTGCTGTCAGAAGAGGGACAGCAG GTTTGCCAGGAAACCAATCCAGAGACGTTTGAAGGGGCTGCTCTACTAGATCCCACATTCTCCACTCACAATTCGAGTGATTTTGACCCAGAgatccgggcacctgtcattcaTGACACCATCACTAGCTCTCCACCAGACAGTGACCTCTTGGGTTCCGCCCCTTTCGGCATCACCACAGAGTCGGTTCCCTTTCATCCTGATGGACCTGCATGCAGTCCTCCCCCATCAGATGTCCTTACCGAGAGTGGCCCTGCTGCATGTCAAGAAGGCGCAGTTCCCGAAACAAGCCCCTCCCTTCCATCTGAAAAAAGCCCTGACATTACCCATGTCCCTTACGTCCCTGCTCATGATGCCTCCGAAGTCCTGACTCCTTCCCTCCCACCTCCAGTTAGTGCCTCTGCTTCTGAAAGACCCGGCCCCATTTACGTGGAACCTGACACCATTGGCACTGAGACggtagaggaagaggaggaggagcctgcTGTTGAGAAGGACGAGACTGAACTACCAGAAAAAGAGGCTCCATTTGAAAATGGTGAAA GTGACCTTGCAGAACTGCCAGGTGAGGGATCTGGACTCAGGCTCAGGCATGCTGGTGCTCATGAACAATTCAGGAGGGcttctgatgatgatgaagatgaaggggaggaggaggaagagttcAGGCTGCCtgagaagaaagaagagaagCAGGGCTTCTCTCTGAACAAGCTGATTGTGGGTGCCCTGTTACTGCTCTTCCTGGGGTCCCTGTTTTTCTGTG ATGATGGAGCTTATGATGGTTCAGAACCTACAGAGCAG GAACTACTGGCTAAACTTGCACAAGAAAAGCAACAAATTTCTTATTTGGAGGCTCAACTGCAG TCTCAAAAGGAAGCACTGGATAAGGCCTTGGCTACTGTAACCGAGAAAGGAGAAGATCAGCAGGGGGATTTGAAGATGGAAAATGCTAGACTGAAACAAGAGCTGTTGACCCTACAGGGTTTGAAAGATgaactggagacactcagatcAAGAGTCACTGAACTGTCGCAACTCACAG ATAAAGAAGCTGCATTTCCAGCTCCCGTCATTGACCAGCCGGAGGTGGCCGATCAGATCTCACCCGGAGCAGACAGAGCCCAGGAGAAGAAGGATGGACTCCATGTAAAGGCCGAGCTGCGGAGGCAGAGGGAGTTGCTGGAGGAGAGTCGGAACCGGCTGCAGGAGATGAAGACGGAGGGTGGGCAGAAGAAGGGTGTACGACAGAGCCTGGTGGAAATGCAGCAGCGTTTATCAGAGCAGGTAAACCGCCTGAACACGAGGCATGagtggaagaagaagaactgGGAATCCAAAGGTAAGAACAAGCATGGTCAGAAGAAAGGCAGAAACGGCAAGGGCAAACCTGAGGAGGTTGACAAACCTAAAGGAGATGAGGACTGGAAACGTAAGAAAGAGGGGAGGCACAGGGGTGGACAGGAGTCTCAAGATGAACAAGCTCGCAAAGAAGCCTGGAAGAAGTACCACAAGGACTGGGATGGCAAGAAGGAGGAGCGGAGGTTGGAACGTGAGATGAGGAAAAAAGAGCAGCCTTGGAAAGGCAATTCATTCAAGAAGACCTCCGATCATCATAATCATCCTCACAATCATCAGAAGCAGCAGCACCATCAGCTTGACAAGGCGGATTTCTGGAAGCATCAGGAGGAGAAGCTCAGACGGAACCCGGGTCCTGCCAAAAGCTGTAAAGGTGTAGCTCAGTGTGCCAAGAAAGAAGGCCTGGTCCCCGTGGAGCTGTCCGAGTTCCAGGAACTGCTAGAGGGCTACCTGAGCAAGCTGGAAAAGGCCACCACTGAGAGCAAAGACGAGCTTCGACTCTTGGTTACCAAGTTCTTCCACAATGATGTGTTCATCCACGACCACATGCTCTTTGGTGAGTTTGCTGAGGATGTGGCTGACATCCTTGAGGATGTGGCGGACATGCTGGAGGATGGAGATGGTGACGAGGAGGCTCTGGAGGAGGAAATGGAGGAATTTGAGAGGGAAGCTCTGTGGAAGTTTGCCGCTGCCACATAG
- the pbxip1a gene encoding pre-B-cell leukemia transcription factor-interacting protein 1 isoform X1, translated as MSDNSSSSSGSSNNSWTILSPEEAAVESVGPVDDGTESLSGIPGLPEEATGLREGRGQVESLLSEEGQQVSSPLAENTVCQETNPETFEGAALLDPTFSTHNSSDFDPEIRAPVIHDTITSSPPDSDLLGSAPFGITTESVPFHPDGPACSPPPSDVLTESGPAACQEGAVPETSPSLPSEKSPDITHVPYVPAHDASEVLTPSLPPPVSASASERPGPIYVEPDTIGTETVEEEEEEPAVEKDETELPEKEAPFENGESDLAELPGEGSGLRLRHAGAHEQFRRASDDDEDEGEEEEEFRLPEKKEEKQGFSLNKLIVGALLLLFLGSLFFCDDGAYDGSEPTEQELLAKLAQEKQQISYLEAQLQSQKEALDKALATVTEKGEDQQGDLKMENARLKQELLTLQGLKDELETLRSRVTELSQLTDKEAAFPAPVIDQPEVADQISPGADRAQEKKDGLHVKAELRRQRELLEESRNRLQEMKTEGGQKKGVRQSLVEMQQRLSEQVNRLNTRHEWKKKNWESKGKNKHGQKKGRNGKGKPEEVDKPKGDEDWKRKKEGRHRGGQESQDEQARKEAWKKYHKDWDGKKEERRLEREMRKKEQPWKGNSFKKTSDHHNHPHNHQKQQHHQLDKADFWKHQEEKLRRNPGPAKSCKGVAQCAKKEGLVPVELSEFQELLEGYLSKLEKATTESKDELRLLVTKFFHNDVFIHDHMLFGEFAEDVADILEDVADMLEDGDGDEEALEEEMEEFEREALWKFAAAT; from the exons atgTCCGACAacagctccagcagcagtggcTCCTCCAACAACAGCTGGACCATCCTGTCCCCAGAG GAAGCTGCAGTTGAAAGTGTTGGCCCTGTGGATGATGGCACAGAAAGTCTGAGCGGCATTCCGGGCCTTCCAGAGGAAGCAACTG GGCTGAGAGAGGGTCGTGGCCAAGTGGAGTCTTTGCTGTCAGAAGAGGGACAGCAGGTCAGTTCACCACTAGCAGAGAATACA GTTTGCCAGGAAACCAATCCAGAGACGTTTGAAGGGGCTGCTCTACTAGATCCCACATTCTCCACTCACAATTCGAGTGATTTTGACCCAGAgatccgggcacctgtcattcaTGACACCATCACTAGCTCTCCACCAGACAGTGACCTCTTGGGTTCCGCCCCTTTCGGCATCACCACAGAGTCGGTTCCCTTTCATCCTGATGGACCTGCATGCAGTCCTCCCCCATCAGATGTCCTTACCGAGAGTGGCCCTGCTGCATGTCAAGAAGGCGCAGTTCCCGAAACAAGCCCCTCCCTTCCATCTGAAAAAAGCCCTGACATTACCCATGTCCCTTACGTCCCTGCTCATGATGCCTCCGAAGTCCTGACTCCTTCCCTCCCACCTCCAGTTAGTGCCTCTGCTTCTGAAAGACCCGGCCCCATTTACGTGGAACCTGACACCATTGGCACTGAGACggtagaggaagaggaggaggagcctgcTGTTGAGAAGGACGAGACTGAACTACCAGAAAAAGAGGCTCCATTTGAAAATGGTGAAA GTGACCTTGCAGAACTGCCAGGTGAGGGATCTGGACTCAGGCTCAGGCATGCTGGTGCTCATGAACAATTCAGGAGGGcttctgatgatgatgaagatgaaggggaggaggaggaagagttcAGGCTGCCtgagaagaaagaagagaagCAGGGCTTCTCTCTGAACAAGCTGATTGTGGGTGCCCTGTTACTGCTCTTCCTGGGGTCCCTGTTTTTCTGTG ATGATGGAGCTTATGATGGTTCAGAACCTACAGAGCAG GAACTACTGGCTAAACTTGCACAAGAAAAGCAACAAATTTCTTATTTGGAGGCTCAACTGCAG TCTCAAAAGGAAGCACTGGATAAGGCCTTGGCTACTGTAACCGAGAAAGGAGAAGATCAGCAGGGGGATTTGAAGATGGAAAATGCTAGACTGAAACAAGAGCTGTTGACCCTACAGGGTTTGAAAGATgaactggagacactcagatcAAGAGTCACTGAACTGTCGCAACTCACAG ATAAAGAAGCTGCATTTCCAGCTCCCGTCATTGACCAGCCGGAGGTGGCCGATCAGATCTCACCCGGAGCAGACAGAGCCCAGGAGAAGAAGGATGGACTCCATGTAAAGGCCGAGCTGCGGAGGCAGAGGGAGTTGCTGGAGGAGAGTCGGAACCGGCTGCAGGAGATGAAGACGGAGGGTGGGCAGAAGAAGGGTGTACGACAGAGCCTGGTGGAAATGCAGCAGCGTTTATCAGAGCAGGTAAACCGCCTGAACACGAGGCATGagtggaagaagaagaactgGGAATCCAAAGGTAAGAACAAGCATGGTCAGAAGAAAGGCAGAAACGGCAAGGGCAAACCTGAGGAGGTTGACAAACCTAAAGGAGATGAGGACTGGAAACGTAAGAAAGAGGGGAGGCACAGGGGTGGACAGGAGTCTCAAGATGAACAAGCTCGCAAAGAAGCCTGGAAGAAGTACCACAAGGACTGGGATGGCAAGAAGGAGGAGCGGAGGTTGGAACGTGAGATGAGGAAAAAAGAGCAGCCTTGGAAAGGCAATTCATTCAAGAAGACCTCCGATCATCATAATCATCCTCACAATCATCAGAAGCAGCAGCACCATCAGCTTGACAAGGCGGATTTCTGGAAGCATCAGGAGGAGAAGCTCAGACGGAACCCGGGTCCTGCCAAAAGCTGTAAAGGTGTAGCTCAGTGTGCCAAGAAAGAAGGCCTGGTCCCCGTGGAGCTGTCCGAGTTCCAGGAACTGCTAGAGGGCTACCTGAGCAAGCTGGAAAAGGCCACCACTGAGAGCAAAGACGAGCTTCGACTCTTGGTTACCAAGTTCTTCCACAATGATGTGTTCATCCACGACCACATGCTCTTTGGTGAGTTTGCTGAGGATGTGGCTGACATCCTTGAGGATGTGGCGGACATGCTGGAGGATGGAGATGGTGACGAGGAGGCTCTGGAGGAGGAAATGGAGGAATTTGAGAGGGAAGCTCTGTGGAAGTTTGCCGCTGCCACATAG